The Accipiter gentilis chromosome Z, bAccGen1.1, whole genome shotgun sequence DNA window GAGGTCAAGGTACTGGACCTGCCCGGCTGAGAAGCCCACCAGGAGAGCGATGGTGTCAGCGGCAGCGGTGAACTGGTTGAAGTCGTGGCAGGTCGGCTGCGTCCCCTTGTAAATGCGTTTGTCAATGGGCTTGTGCAGGTCCAGTGACTGCAGAGGGACGGGGACGTCACCATGGGGGAATGTCACCGTGGGGGGACGTGTCACTgagtgggacacccccccccccgtgcccaccttgctgctgctggggggtcCTTGTCACTGTCACACCACTGCCTGGCCTGGGCCAACCGCCCCCCTGGGCTGGGCTCTAGTGTCACGAACATCCCTGTGCATCCTAGGTCACCATTACCAGCCCCGGTGTCACTGTCCCTGTTAGCAGGTGGCTCCTGGGGGCCCTGGGGTCACCGTCCCCATTAGCAGGTGGCTCCTGGGAGGGTCTGGGATCACCGTTACCGGCCCCGATGTCCCCATCCCCGGTTGCCAGACCCAAGCCCCGGTACCGGCCCCATGTTGTCCCCTTTAACGGCCGCACTATCACCATCACCCATGGGCACCCACCACCTCTCCGCCAGCCTCGCTTTCCCCAGCACCCCCGTTAGCGACCGGCCCCCTCATCCCCCAGGTCCGGCTCCCCGGTGACCCTCCCCACTCCAAGGCCCCGGTTCCCCCGTTACCCGACGGCTGCCGCGACCaccggagccggccccgccgtAGAAATAAAGCTCTCGGCCCAAGTTGAAGCAAACCCGGCTGCGCTCCGCCGGGCCCCCCGGTTCCTCAGCAGGGGGCAGAGCCAACCGCACCATGGACAATCGCACCGGCGGCAGCGCTgccgggcccggggcggcggcggggcccggtccggcggcgggcggggaaggCCCGGGGGCGGCGACGGGGCCGGCGCGGGGCCGGGACTCGGGGCCCAGCAGCCGGTAGGAGCCTTCGCGGGTGCGGAACTGGCTCTTGAGCTCCAGAGGCTGAGCCGGGAGCACCGCGGAGCTCTcgcccgcccccggggccgccgccgccgccgccatcttcccgcCGGAAGGGCGTCACCGTCTGCGTAAAGTACAccgcccgcccgctgccgccgctgccatGGCAACATGCTGAGTCACGCGTGGCCATGCCCCCCCGGCACCACCCCATGAGGGCCAGGCTCCGCCCCGGCCGCGCCCACAGCGCTCAGACACCACTCATGCCCCGCCCCTACCCGCCCAGGCCACGCCCACCCGTAGAATTGGACCCCTTCTCCCGAGAGCCTCAGGGTGCTGGAGCGGGGGGGCAGAGGGTGACCCCTCCCGGAGGGCGTAGGTCCAGGGTTCCCCCCCACAAGCAGACACAGCCCCAGGCTGTTCCTATGCCTTTATTAAGCACAGCACCCCAAGGGTTGGAGGAGTAGCACCCACTGCCCCCTCCACCTCAGCCCTCTGTCGGGCCAGGGGGAGGATCCGGGGCCCCCCCAGGGGGCACCTCAGGGCTCTGGGTGCCGGGGGGTGGTGGTTCCGAggagggggggctgctgggggctgcctcgACTGGGGGTGGCACTGCTTGGGGGGGGTCCGTGCTGGTGGGTGGGTCCTGGATAGAAAAAGGGGTAGGGTTagagatgcccccccccccccccaagagggGGCACACAGGATGCTGGGGGGGTGGCTGCATACCTTGGGGGGGGCTGTCGGGGTATCAAGGGTGGCATCAGGGGGAGATGCAGCCTCCCTCGAGCTCTCCTCATCCTCAGTAACGCTGATGAAGATGGAGGGGGGCTCGAGGTCTGCCCCCCCCAGGTCAGAGGGTGCCTCAGATGGGGGTGCCCCCACGGTGGGACCCCCCCCCGTGGCTGAGGGCAGGGCCTTTCCCTTCGCCTCTTCCTCGCTTGGCCGCTTCAGGGGCTTCTCctgggggttggggtgggggggcagataGAGAGGGTGAGGGGGAGCCTGAGGCCCACTGGGGGTGGTCTGGGGGCACCctgactccccccccccaccccgtctgCACTCCCACCTCTCCAGGCGGCCCCTCCCGGGCGTCGGGCTCATGGCGGGTGGAGGCCTCCAGGATGGCCATGGTGGAGAGCGGGATGTGGGcttgctgtggggaggggggcatAGGGTCAGGGCAGGGGGACAGTGGACACAGACAGGCTGCATGCTCAGAGTCATGCCAACCCCCCCCAGGCATGCTCGGAGTCACACCAAGCATGCATGGGTGGGGGTCCTcctcactggggggggggggggtgttacaccaacccccccacccccaccccagtgcaTACTGGGGGGTGTTGTATCCTCCCCCaccaccctggggtgggggtgtcaccTGGTGGGGTGTGAGGGCCCGGACGTGGCTGAGGAGGGGCTCGCGCAGTTCGGGGCACTTGTCGAAGATGGCGGCCAACTGTGGGGGGGGCAGCTGGAGCACCACCTGGAAAGACTGGGGCTTCGTGCGCTGGCAGCACTTGATGAAACCTTCCCAGACTTTGGGGTACTTCCACACCTGGAGGGGGGAACACATGGGGGGTTAGGGGAGGCCTGGGGAGGGGTCCCCTCAGCcttgggaggcagagggagcagggggaggagtggctggctgtgggcagggggGACAGTGGGcatggggacagacagacatggGGACGCCAAGGGAGAGAGGGACAGGAGGGACAGACAcccagggacagagggacaggacTGACAGACACCCAGAGGGACAGACACCCACTCCAAGGCACCCAGGGATGGCAGGACAGGGCAGACAGACACCCAGAGGGACAGACACCCAGAACAACAGGACAGGACAGACGGACAGCGTAACCTAACCCAACCCCCCTCCACAACCAACCACCCAACCTCCCACCCCCAGAATCAGAACAACCCCTCACCCCCAGCAACCCAACCCCAGGACCACCAACCCCCCTCTAGATGGCAACACCTGGACAGACAGACAAccaaacagacagacagacctgcTTCATGATGAGCCGGGAGAGGATGTTCATGACGAAGCCACCCAGGCGGGGGTACATGGTGAGGGCCTGGATGACGGTTCGCATCAACAACATGGGCAATGGGTTCTGCTCCATCAGCTGCTGCATCACCACTGCCAGCACCTCTGAGGTGTACACGTTTCGCTCGGCGAAGCACAGGTTGGTGGCTGCAccaaaaagggacaaaaaaaaaaaaaaaaaagtgtcatctcCTTTGCCGTGTCCCCAAACCCCCCCTCTTTGTCCCTGTCCGCGTTGTACCCTTGATGATGGACTTCATGTCGCACTTGGAAGAGTCGATGTTGTGCAGAGCGATGAGCAGCTCTCCCGGGTTCAGTGGGGACACAGCTGAGGCACCATCACCTGCAAGAGGACAATACCGGGTGGCCTTGTTCCTCGGGCAGTCAGGGTGGGGATGGGGTTCAGGTGGCAGGGCCAGTGGCCCATCCCGTGGTGGCGCCAGAGGTGAGGGCTTGTCCCTGGGGTCACCTTGTGCTCCTGCAGCTCTTCCCAGGGAGATGCCATGTTCCATCGTCCCACCCCAGCATTGGCCCGTATGCCCAGAGAAGGCACTGGGACTGCCCCCATGGCTGTCCCATGGTGTTCCACCCCAGGGAGGGCCCATGTCCCACCTTCAGAAGGTCCCTTGTCCCCACAGCAGGCACTGGGATGGTCCCCAGGCATGTCTCATGGTGTCCCACACCAGGGAGGTCCCATGTCCCCACGGCAAGCACTGGGACTGTCCCCAGGGATGCCCCTTGGTGTCCCATCCCCTGGAGGTCCTGTGTCCCATCCCCTGGAGGTCCCATGTCCCCACAGTGAGCACTGGGACTGCTCCCAGGGATATCCCACGGTGTTCCACTATGGGGACATCTCATGTCCCACCCCAGTGAGgtcccatgtccccacagcaGGTACTGGCACTGTCTCTAGCGAGTTGCCAAGCTCCGTGTCCCACCCCAGAGCTGCCACATGTCCCggggctgtccccatcccctaCCGTGCTGTGTCCCCAGCAGACGGTTGAAGACCTCCTTGACCACGATGGGGTTGAGCTTGATGAGTTTGGGCAGCGCCTGGATCACCTCTTTCTGCACCCAAAACAGCAGCAGGGGGACATCAGGGGAGGTGACACATGGGGAGGGGACACGAGGGGATACCAGGGGAGGAGGGGACACTCTGACCTTCTCCAGCCCGTTGAGGACGGGGATGAGGAACCTCACATCCGGCAGCCGCTTGTGATAGAGGTCGCGGACCCTCTTCACCAGCTCGGGCGAGGGAGGCACTgccaggaggaggtggcacgtcaCCACCAGGCACACGCCACCCCACCGCGTCCCCTCCATCCCCTACCTTTGTCCGTCAAGCTGTGCAGGCAGCGCGTCACCAGCGTCTCAGCTCCCTTGGGACAATTCTCCACCAGCAGCAGTAGCTCAGGTGAATTCATCCCCATCCCACGGATCTACAGGAGAGCCACCACTGGTATCACCGGGCCACCCCATCCACTGTCCCATGTCCCCTCAATGTCACCCCTGTCCGCCGCGAGCCTCACCGGCTGCTCGATGACCCGCAGGACGGTGCGCTTGATGTCAGCAATGGCCTCAGTGTAGACGGAAGCCAACTCATGGATGAGCTTGTGGTTGTGGGGCAGCAATGCCAGGTAGAGGTAGAGGCATTGCTTGATGGTCTCCTCCGTCCATGGTGCCGCCACCTCTGCGTCACACACAATGTCACTGGAGCCCTGGGGACTGATGGgtgccacccccctccccaaaactcACCTGTGTCTTTGTCAGCCCCGAAGAGGACCGAGGGTGGGTTGGGGTGCACCAAAAGCTGCAGGTAGTTGAGGGCAAACTTCTCCACGTACTCCCGCAACTGGTCCTTCTCGTACATGCGCTTGATGAAGAGGAGGGCCTGCTGGCGTACCTACGGGGGGGGGGTGGCCACATGTCACTGGCACGGGGACGGGGGTGTCCCCTGGGGCACCAAGCCCCGTGCCTGTACCTTGTCCTTCTCATGGGAGCTGAGGTCCAGCAGGACGTGGAGGTACTGGAATTGCCGTGATGGCCGCTTGAAGATAAGGTCACGCAGCGTGGACATGCCTAGGTAGGTCCGGCTCTgccagggttggggggggaatGACAACAGTGAGGGACGTCGGGGCTTGTCCCTGTGTTCCCAAGCCTCACATATTCCCAACCCTGCGGGTCCCCACCTCGTCCTCGCAGTACTTGCGGATGACTTCCAGCGCACTCTCGGTGATCAGCGGCGCCTCCAGCACCACTTTGGTGAAAATCCTGCCGGGAAACAGACGTCATCAGGGTGGAGCTGTCACCGGAGGGGGACGCCACTGGGATGAGGGACACAGGTGGGCAACCCCACGGACCATCTGGAGGGATGTTTGTGGCccaagagctgcagctcttgctgtGCTGGCTCTCTGGAGCCTGGTGAAGCGGCTGGTGGCACCGTCCCGTCCCTGGCAGCACCATTCCTACCCGTCCTTTTGGTCAGGCTTCTCCTGGAGACCGGCGAGGAGCCCAATGAGACACTCATCATAGCGCTCCAGGCTGCCGGCAGGGTATCGGCTCAGGTACGCGTTGTACTCCTGGAACAGCCAGGCAAAAGCCAGGTCCAAGCGTCCGCGGATGTCATCAAGGACGAAGGCCAGCACCTCGCTCTTCAGTGGCACCTCGAACTGCGTCACCAGCGAGGCCAAGATCTTCACGCGAGCCTGCCAGGGGAAGCAAGAGGGTCTGGGTGAGGTTTTGGAAAGGGGGGGATATCACCCCAAAGCTGGGAGGGGGAATGTCGGGCATACCTGGGCGGCCCCACTGCAGGCGACGGCACGCTCGGCGCGCAGGATGCGTTTGACAGCGCTCAGCTTCAGCTTCTCCATCTGCGCGTCGCTCAGCGGCTTGAGGACGTCAGCCAGACGGAAAACCTTCTTACGGCCACCAGCGCCTGCCAGCCTTGGAGGAGGAAAAGggttggggaggtggggaagaaagGGTCTgtcagcacccatgggtgctcccctGTGGGGGTGGCGAATCaggagggggggggtccctcaCCGGGGCTGTGTGGCTGGGATGATGGGCTCAGGGCGACGTTTGGTTTGGGGGGCTTCCTCCTCTAGCAGATTGGCGGCCGAACCTTGGGCACCCAACACGGAGATGGCCTGGCCCTGGGCCAGTGCCGACAGCCGCCGCTTGATCACCACGCTCTCCGGCTTGGCCGCCTTCTCCTCTTTTGGTTCCTCCTTCAGGTGTTTTGTCTGCTCCACACCTGAAATTGCATGAGGGATATTGACTCCTCGCTGTACCTCGGTTTGGGTTAAGGAACAACTTGCTGGTCTTGGGGTGAACTTACGGAGCAGGAAAACTCCCAGCTCACACGTCAGAGgtgtcaaaaaaatatttcaaacggTGGTTAGGAAACCCAAAAATGCAAgataaccaaaataaaaaacaagataCTGGAGCTGAGCTGAAGATTAACTTGTCTATACTACTAACTAGCAGCCAACTACTTAATTCTAACTCAAGTCTTAACTCAGTTTTCCGTCACATGTTTCTTCCGTGCGGTAAAAGGGGAGAACCTCATCATGAAATGTAATGAGCCTTGCCAAACCACCTTTAAACATCATTACAACTCCACCAAATTCTCTCAAATTCTTATTGTACCTTAATAAATCTTTCTTTCGTATACTGCTAACTAGCAACCAACTACTTAATTCTGACCTGACTCTTAAGTTTTCTGACACGTGTTTCTTCCGTGCAGTCATTAATAAGCCTAAACTTGCCATCAAACCTTGCCAAATCTCCGTTAAACATTGTTAAATTCCACCCAACTCCCTCCAATTCTTCCTGTACCTCAATAAATCTCTTTCAAGCGAGGTGCATTCTACTCACCCATGACAAATGGGGAAGGGCGGGTGGGTGAGCACCCCAAAAAGTTGCTGTGCCACGGGAGGAAAAATCCAAAAAGGGACACGCGCACCCGACTGCCAGTCCCTGCTCACCGGGGCCAAGTCCTGCTGCTGTCATCTGGGTGGCCATGAGCCGGGAGAGGTGTTTGATCTGCGCCTCAGTGCCGGCTGACTCCACAGGGGTGTAGGTGGCCTGGAAGGACGCGGGCATGGCCTCAGGGAGGTACACCATGCTGATCAGCACCTGTGAAAAATGGGGAGGACACTCGGTtagaccccccccacacacctcaaAGCGCCAAAATCCCCCCCATCCTCCATCAGCATCGCGTTCCTGACCAGGTTGGCGACGTTTTCCGGGGTGAGGAGTGGCTGCAAGAACTCGGCGGTGATGTCTGTGTCCGAGGGGACGTTGGTCTGGCCAGTCGCTTTGGGTGCAGTCACCGTCGTCGGCTCCAGGT harbors:
- the SYMPK gene encoding symplekin isoform X1 yields the protein MAGPAEGPSPRMSVASQFFSEEECGSDGMSTSERVVDLLNQAALITNDSKINILKQVQELIINKDPTLLDNFLDEIIAFQADKSIEVRKFVVGFIEEACKRDIELLLKLIANLNMLLKDENVNVVKKAILTMTQLYKVALQWMVKSKVISELQEACWEMMAAMASDIILLLDSDNDGIRTHAIKFVEGLIITLSPRMADSDVPKRHENDISLERIPKDHPYIKYNVLWEEGKAALEQLLKFMVHPAISSINLTAALGSLATIARQRPMFMAEVIQAYETLHANLPPTLAKSQVSSVRKNLKLHLLSVLRHPSSGDFQPQITTLLVDLGTQQAEIARSMPSPRDSRKRTRDEPDTTLKKMKIEPPLGEDDEDKDLEPTTVTAPKATGQTNVPSDTDITAEFLQPLLTPENVANLVLISMVYLPEAMPASFQATYTPVESAGTEAQIKHLSRLMATQMTAAGLGPGVEQTKHLKEEPKEEKAAKPESVVIKRRLSALAQGQAISVLGAQGSAANLLEEEAPQTKRRPEPIIPATQPRLAGAGGRKKVFRLADVLKPLSDAQMEKLKLSAVKRILRAERAVACSGAAQARVKILASLVTQFEVPLKSEVLAFVLDDIRGRLDLAFAWLFQEYNAYLSRYPAGSLERYDECLIGLLAGLQEKPDQKDGIFTKVVLEAPLITESALEVIRKYCEDESRTYLGMSTLRDLIFKRPSRQFQYLHVLLDLSSHEKDKVRQQALLFIKRMYEKDQLREYVEKFALNYLQLLVHPNPPSVLFGADKDTEVAAPWTEETIKQCLYLYLALLPHNHKLIHELASVYTEAIADIKRTVLRVIEQPIRGMGMNSPELLLLVENCPKGAETLVTRCLHSLTDKVPPSPELVKRVRDLYHKRLPDVRFLIPVLNGLEKKEVIQALPKLIKLNPIVVKEVFNRLLGTQHGDGASAVSPLNPGELLIALHNIDSSKCDMKSIIKATNLCFAERNVYTSEVLAVVMQQLMEQNPLPMLLMRTVIQALTMYPRLGGFVMNILSRLIMKQVWKYPKVWEGFIKCCQRTKPQSFQVVLQLPPPQLAAIFDKCPELREPLLSHVRALTPHQQAHIPLSTMAILEASTRHEPDAREGPPGEEKPLKRPSEEEAKGKALPSATGGGPTVGAPPSEAPSDLGGADLEPPSIFISVTEDEESSREAASPPDATLDTPTAPPKDPPTSTDPPQAVPPPVEAAPSSPPSSEPPPPGTQSPEVPPGGAPDPPPGPTEG
- the SYMPK gene encoding symplekin isoform X2 — encoded protein: MLLKDENVNVVKKAILTMTQLYKVALQWMVKSKVISELQEACWEMMAAMASDIILLLDSDNDGIRTHAIKFVEGLIITLSPRMADSDVPKRHENDISLERIPKDHPYIKYNVLWEEGKAALEQLLKFMVHPAISSINLTAALGSLATIARQRPMFMAEVIQAYETLHANLPPTLAKSQVSSVRKNLKLHLLSVLRHPSSGDFQPQITTLLVDLGTQQAEIARSMPSPRDSRKRTRDEPDTTLKKMKIEPPLGEDDEDKDLEPTTVTAPKATGQTNVPSDTDITAEFLQPLLTPENVANLVLISMVYLPEAMPASFQATYTPVESAGTEAQIKHLSRLMATQMTAAGLGPGVEQTKHLKEEPKEEKAAKPESVVIKRRLSALAQGQAISVLGAQGSAANLLEEEAPQTKRRPEPIIPATQPRLAGAGGRKKVFRLADVLKPLSDAQMEKLKLSAVKRILRAERAVACSGAAQARVKILASLVTQFEVPLKSEVLAFVLDDIRGRLDLAFAWLFQEYNAYLSRYPAGSLERYDECLIGLLAGLQEKPDQKDGIFTKVVLEAPLITESALEVIRKYCEDESRTYLGMSTLRDLIFKRPSRQFQYLHVLLDLSSHEKDKVRQQALLFIKRMYEKDQLREYVEKFALNYLQLLVHPNPPSVLFGADKDTEVAAPWTEETIKQCLYLYLALLPHNHKLIHELASVYTEAIADIKRTVLRVIEQPIRGMGMNSPELLLLVENCPKGAETLVTRCLHSLTDKVPPSPELVKRVRDLYHKRLPDVRFLIPVLNGLEKKEVIQALPKLIKLNPIVVKEVFNRLLGTQHGDGASAVSPLNPGELLIALHNIDSSKCDMKSIIKATNLCFAERNVYTSEVLAVVMQQLMEQNPLPMLLMRTVIQALTMYPRLGGFVMNILSRLIMKQVWKYPKVWEGFIKCCQRTKPQSFQVVLQLPPPQLAAIFDKCPELREPLLSHVRALTPHQQAHIPLSTMAILEASTRHEPDAREGPPGEEKPLKRPSEEEAKGKALPSATGGGPTVGAPPSEAPSDLGGADLEPPSIFISVTEDEESSREAASPPDATLDTPTAPPKDPPTSTDPPQAVPPPVEAAPSSPPSSEPPPPGTQSPEVPPGGAPDPPPGPTEG